From Erythrobacter sp. YJ-T3-07:
ACCGAACAGGCGCTGCTGGGCGATCTGGACCTTGCGGCGCGCTCGCTCGGCCGCTTGCGCAATGCGGGGATGCGGATCGCGCTCGACGATTTCGGCGCGGGGTTCTGCAATTTCGGATACCTCAAATACCTGCCGCTCGATTTCATCAAGCTCGACCGGATCATGCTCGATGGGGTGGCAGAAAGCGCGCGCGACCGCGCGGTGCTGCGTGCGGTGATCGCCATGGCCCGCGCGCTGGAGCTGGCGGTGATCGCCGAGGGGGTCGAGAACGAGACGCAGCGCAGGATCGCACTGGAGGAAGGGTGCAGCGCGTACCAGGGCTTTCTGCGCGCACGCCCGCTGCCGCACGAGGAGTTCCTCGCGCTGGCGAGCGGGCAGGTCTAGGCCGGCGCCTTCTCCTTCTTCGCAGCACGCTTCGCGATCGCGCTGAGGCCCTTGGTCAGCTGGAACAGCCCGTTGAGGCGGCTTTGCGGATCGCCCCAAGCGCGGTTGACGACCAGTTTCATGTCCGGGCGCAGCTTCACCGCCTCGGCCCGCTTGTCGACATAGGCGAGCAGGCCCACCGGATCGGGGAAGTCGTCCTTGTGGAAGGTGACCAGCGTGCCGCGCGCGCCGACGTCGATCTTGGCGATATTCGCCTCGATCGCCTGATGCTTGATCTCGATCAGGCGGACGAGGTTCTGCGTGGCAGAGGGCAGTTCGCCGAAGCGGTCGATCATCTCGGCCGCCAGCCCCTCGATCTCCGCCTTGTCGCTCGCCTGGTTAAGGCGGCGATAGAGCGCCATGCGCACGGCGAGGTCGGGCACGTAATCTTCGGGGATCATGATCGGCGCATCGACCGTGATCTGCGGGCTGAAGTCCTCCGCGGGCTTCTCCAGCCCCATCTCACCCGCCTTGGCCGCCAGGATCGCGTCCTCCAGCATCGACTGGTAGAGTTCAAAGCCGACCTCGCGGATATGGCCCGACTGTTCGTCGCCCAGCAGGTTGCCCGCGCCGCGAATGTCGAGGTCGTGGCTGGCGAGCTGGAAGCCTGCGCCAAGGCTGTCGAGATCGCTCAGCACCTTCAGCCGCTTCTCCGCGACTTCGGACAGCGCCTCGTCCGCGGGCGTGGTCAGATAGGCATAGGCGCGCAGCTTCGCGCGGCCCACGCGCCCGCGCAGCTGGTAGAGCTGGGCAACGCCGAAGCGGTCGGCGCGGTGGATGATGATCGTGTTCGCGCTGGAAATATCGAGCCCGCTTTCGACGATCGTGGTCGAGAGCAGCACGTCGTATTTCTTCTCGTAAAACGCGCTCATCCGGTCCTCGACCTCGGACGCGCTCATCTGGCCGTGCGCGGGGACGACCTTCACCTCGGGCACATGCTCGTGCAGCCAGTCGAGCAGCGGGTCCATGTCGGAAATGCGCGGCACCACGATGAAGCTCTGCCCGCCGCGATGATGTTCGCGCAGCAGCGCCTCGCGGATCACCATGTCGTCCCATTCGATCACGTAGGTGCGCACCGCGAGGCGATCGACGGGCGGGGTCTGGATGGTGGAAAGCTCGCGCAGGCCGGTCATCGCCATCTGCAGGGTGCGCGGGATCGGCGTGGCGGTGAGCGTGAGCATGTGCACGTCGGCGCGCAGCTGCTTCAGCTTTTCCTTGTGGGTCACGCCGAAACGCTGTTCCTCGTCGACGATCACGAGGCCCAGATCCTTGAACTTGGTCGACTTGGAAAGGATCGCGTGGGTGCCGACCACGATATCCATCGTGCCATCGGCCAGCGCATCGCGCGTCTCGCTGCTTTCCTTGGCGGAGACGAGCCGGCTGAGCCGCCCGACCTTGAGCGGGAAACCGGCGAAGCGTTCGGCGAAATGCTGGAAGTGCTGGCGCGCGAGCAGGGTGGTCGGGGCCACGACCGCGACCTGTTGTCCGCCCATCGCCGCGACGAAGGCCGCGCGCAGCGCGACCTCGGTCTTGCCGAAGCCGACATCGCCGCAGACGAGGCGGTCCATCGGCTTGCCGCTTTCCAGATCGCCCAGCACGTCGGCGATTGCGCGCTCCTGATCCTCGGTCTCCTCCCACGGGAAGCGGTCGACGAATTGGTTGTAGCTCGCGTGATCGGCCTCCAGCACGGGGGCCTTCTTCAGCGCCCGCTGCGCGGCGGTGCGCATCAGCTCGCTGGCGATCTCGCGGATGCGTTCGCGCAGCTGGGCGCGGCGTTTCTGCCATGCCTCGCCGCCCAATCGGTCGAGCATGACTGCATCCTCGCTGCTGCCATAGCGGGAGAGGACTTCGAGGTTTTCGACCGGAATGTAGAGCTTGTCGCCGCCCTTGTACTGCAACATCACGCAGTCGTGCTTGGACTTGCCCACGGTGACCGGTTCGAGGCCGAGATATTTGCCGATGCCGTGTTCGGTGTGAACCACCAGATCGCCGCGCGACAGCGCCTGTAGCTCGCTGAGGAAGGCATCCGAATCGCGCCGCTTCTTGCGGCGGCGGACCAGCCGGTCGCCGAGCAGATCCTGCTCGGTCACCAGCTCGATATCCTCGCTCGCGAAGCCGCTGTCGAGCGGCAGGATCATCGCCGTGGGCTTGCCCCCACCATTCCTGGGCGCGGACTTGCCCAGTGCTTCCTGCCAGCTTTCGGCCAGCGCCAGCTCGGTGCCCGCTTCGCCGAGGATCGAGGCGATACGCTGGCGGCTGCCCTTGGAATAGGCGGCCAGCAGCGGGCGCTTGCCTGCCTTGGCGATCTTCTTGAAGTGCTCGGCCGCTGCCTCGTACACATTGTCGCCGCGCGCACGTTCGGGCGCGAAGTCGCGGGCAGAGCGGAAGCCGAAATCCATGACCGTGTCGCTCTCGGGCTCGTCGAACCCGGTTGCGCGGTGGACCGGGCGCGTTTCGAGCGTGGTGCCGATCTCGTCTTCGGTGAGATAGAGCGCCTGCGGGTCGAGCGGGCGATAGCTGCCCGCCTTCTGGCCCGCGGTTTCGGTGCGGGTGCGGCGGTATTCGGCGATATCGCCCAGCCGCTCCTCGAACGCAGCCAGCGCGCCGACATCGATCACCACCGGATCGCTGGTGCCCAGATGGTCGAACAGGGTCGCCAGCTTCTCCTCGAACAGAGGCAGCCAGTGCTCCATCCCGGCCTGCCGCCGCCCTTCGCTGACCGCTTCGTAGAGCGGGTCTTGGGTGGCGTTCGCGCCAAACCGCTCGCGATAGCCCGCGCGGAAACGCTTGATCGTCGCATCTTCGAGCAGGACTTCGGAAGCGGGCAGCAGGAGGAAGCTGTCGATCGTGCCGGTGGTGCGCTGCGTGTTCGGGTCGAACAGGCGCAGGCTTTCCAGCTCGTCACCGAAGAAATCGAGCCGCAGGCCCTGTTCGAGGCCGGAGGGGAAGATGTCGAAGATCGACCCGCGCACCGCGAATTCGCCCGCGTCGATCACGGTGTCGGTGCGGCTGTAGCCCTGCTTCTGCAGCAGCTGCGTCAGGCTCTCGTGCCCGATATGCACGCCCGGCTTCAGCTCGCGCACAGCCTCGCGGATGCGGAACGGGGTGAGCATGCGCTGGACCACGGCATTGGCGGTGGTCACGAGCAGCTGCGGCGCGCCTTTTTCCGCCTGCAGGCGGTGCAGCGCGGAAAGGCGCTGGGTGCTGATCGACAGCGCGGGGCTGGCTCGGTCGTAGGGCAGGCAGTCCCACGCGGGGAACTCGATCACGCTGAGTTCGGGCGCGAAATAGCGCGCGGCATCCGCGACCGCGCGCATCGCGCTGTCGTCGGGCGCGACGAACACCGCGCGCTTGTCTGCCGCGCGGGCAAGATCGGCCATCACCAGCGGCTGGCTCCCCCGCGCAAGATTGGCGAAGGTGAGCGGTTGTTTGGCGGAGAGGATGCGGGAGAGGTCGGGCATTGGTGTCTAAGTTGCTCCGGCGCGCGCCTGTTCCGGACACACGCATTTTGCCCCCTCCTCTTCAGAGGAGGGGGTTGGGGGTGGTGGAATCGCGTTAGCGCGGTGCGATCCTCGGCACCACCCCGCTGCGACTAGGTTCGCTTCGCTCACCAAGTCTCTCTGCCCCTCCTCTGAAGAGGAGGGGCAAGAAGGTCAGCGCGGAATATCGACGTAATCGAGCTTCTGCATGATCGCGATCCGCTCCCCCTGCATTTCCGGCGGGATCGGCTGCGTCTTGAGCGCCCAGGCCATGATCTCGACATCGTCGTAATCGAGCAGGGTTTCGAACCAGACGAGGTCTTCCTCGCCCCATTCGGCGTGGTAGCGGTCGAAATAGCCGCCGATCATGTAATCGGCTTCACGCGTGCCACGGTGCCAGGCGCGGAACTTGGCACGGGCGAGGCGGGATTCGAAGCTGGGGGAGGTCATGGGGAGGCTCTAGCCATTATCTCTCCCTTCGTCATCCCTGCGCAGGCAGGGATCCAGATGACGCCCGTGGCTCGCGATATCGACAGCTTATCCGGACCCCTGCCTGCGCAGGGGTGACGACCAGATTTGAGGTGGGGTAGGGATCGGCCATGCGGCCCGAAATCCTCAACCCCCTGTTTGCCGAGGTCGACACGCTCGACGGTGTCGGGCCCAAGCTGAAGAAGCCGCTGGAAAAGCTGCGCTGCACGCGCGTGCGCGACGTTGCCTATCACTGGCCCGACCGCTTCGTGACCCGCCGCCCGGTCGAAACGCTCGACGAGGCGGGCGAGGGCGAGCAGATCATCATCGCGCTCACCGTGACCGAGCATCGCTCCGGTGCCTCGCGCCGCGCGCCCTATCGCGTGCTGGCGACCGACAGCGCGGGCAACGTCCTCGCGCTGACCTTCTTCGGGCGCGCTTCCTACACTGCGAAAAAGCAGCTGCCCGTCGGCGAGAAGCGCCGCGTGGCGGGCAAGCTGGAGCGGTATGGCGACATGCTCCAGATGGTCCACCCGGACCATGTTCTCACGATGGAGGACGCCGCGCTCGGCCAGATGCGTGAGCCGGTCTACAGCCTCGCCGAAGGGCTCACCCAGCCGCGCATGGCGAGCCTCGCCGCGCAGGCGCTGGAGAAACTGCCCGACCTGCCCGAATGGATCGAGCCGGGCATGTTCGCGCAGCAGAAATGGCCCGCCTGGGCCGACGCGTTGCGCAGCGTGCACGCGCGCGATGACGAGACCGCGAAGGACCGGCTCGCCTATGACGAACTGCTCGCCAATGCGCTGGCGCTTCAACTGGTGCGGGCGGATAACCGGCGCAAGCGGGGGCGTGCGCTCGCGGGCGACGGGCATCTGCGCGACAAGCTGCAACTGCCGTTTCCGCTGACCGGCGCGCAGGAGCGTTCGATCCGCGAGATCGAGGGCGATCTGGCGCAGGACGCGCCCATGCTGCGGCTGCTGCAGGGCGATGTCGGCGCTGGCAAGACGGTGGTGGCGCTGCACGCGATGCTGGTCGCGGTGGAGGCGGGCGCGCAGGCCGCGCTGCTCGCCCCGACCGAGATCCTCGCGCGGCAGCATTTCGAGACCCTGCGCGAGATGGCGCGGCCCACCGGCGTGGAGGTCGCGTTGCTGACGGGGCGCGACAAGGGCCGGGCGCGCGAGAGCATCCTGATGGGGCTGATGGATGGCAGCATCCAGATCGTGGTCGGCACGCACGCGATCTTTCAGGAGGCGGTGCAATATCGCGACCTCGGGCTGGTCGTGGTGGACGAACAGCACCGCTTCGGGGTCTCGCAACGCCTCCAGATGGCGGGGAAGGGCAGGCGTCCGCCGCACACGCTTTCGATGACCGCCACGCCGATCCCGCGCACGCTGACGCTCGCCAACTACGGCGAGATGGAGGTCAGCCGGCTGGACGAACTGCCGCCGGGCCGACAGGCGATCGACACGCGCGTGGTCGGGATGGATCGCCTGCCCGAAGTGGTCGAGGCGGTCGGGCGCCATCTCGCGAGCGGGCAGCAGGCTTACTGGGTGTGCCCGATGGTCCGCGATGAAGAGGGCATGGAGAAGGCCGCCGCCGAGCAGCGCTACGCAGCGCTCAAGGCCCGGTTCGATGACGATGCCGTGGTGATGGTCCACGGCCAGCTCGACCCCGAGGTGAAGGACGCCGCAATGGCGCGCTTCGCCAGCGGACAGGCAAAGCTGCTGGTCGCGACCACGGTGATCGAGGTCGGCGTGGATGTGCCCGCCTCGACGCTGATCGTGATCGAGCAGGCGGAAAGCTTCGGCCTTGCCCAGCTCCACCAGCTGCGCGGGCGCGTGGGGCGGGGGAGCGAGAAATCGACCTGCCTGCTGCTGCGCGGCAACCAGCTGTCGGAGACCGGCCAGCGCCGCTTGGCCCTGATGCGCGAGACGCAGGACGGGTTCCGCATTGCCGAGGAAGATCTGGAGCTGCGCGGCGGCGGCGAACTGCTCGGTACGCGCCAGTCGGGCGACACGCCCTTCCGCATCGCCACGCTCGAACAGATGCAGCGCTTCCTCGACCCGGCGACTGCCGATGCGAAGCTGCTGATGGACCGCGATGCCGGTCTGGAAGGCGAACGGGGCGAGGCGGCGCGCGTGCTGCTCTATCTGATGGAGCGCGACATGGGCGTGCGCACGCTGCGGGGCGGTTAGCCTTTTCTCCCCTCCCCTCGGGGAGGGGGTGGGGGCTCCAAGCCATCGGCGTCGTACACGCCCACCCAACCTCCCCCTCAAGGGGGAGGAGTTCAGTCCCGTTCTGCCAACCGCTCCACCAGCGCCCGCGCAGCCGCGTCGACATCCTCCCACGTCGCCTCGAACTGCTCCTCGCCATCATGGTACGGGTCCGCGATCGCCGCGCCTTCGCGGCCCGGCACCAGGTCCATCAGCAGCGAGACATGCGCGCGCGATCCCTCGGGCCGCAACGCCTCGATATTGCGCAGGTTCTGGTGATCCATCGCGAAGATATGCGTGAAGCGGTGGAAGTCCTCGACCACCAGCTGGCGTCCGGAATAGCCCGAAATGTCGATCCCGTGGCGCGAGGCTTCCTCCACGCTGCGCGGGTCGGGCGGGCTGCCGACGTGGTAGTCCGCCGTGCCCGCACTGTCCGCCTCGGCGTCAAGCCCGGCCTTGTCCGCAGCGTCGCGAAACGCGGCTTCGGCCAGCGGAGAGCGACAGATATTGCCGAGGCAGACGAACAGGATCGCGGGTGTTTCCATGGCCCTGGCGTACTGGACGCACGCCGCGGTGCGCAATAGGGATTGCCGCAAACTAGGGGAACCACTCGATCATGAAGCACCTGCTCGCCGCCACCGCACTCGCCCTCACCGTCGCCAGCCCGCTGACCGCCGGCCCGGTCGAGGATTACACCGAACTGCGCGAAGACGTGTGGCAGGACATGCTCGACGACAATCCCACGCTGGCGACCTCGGTGGGCGACCGGCGCGGCGACGGGCAGCTGGGCGACATGAGCATCGCGGCCTATGATCGCAACGTCGCCGAAGACCGGGCCTTCCTCGCCCGGCTCAACGTCATCGAGGAGAGCGCTCTGCCCGAGGATTTGCGGGTGGACTACGCGATCCTCAAGTCCTCGCTCGAAGACGGGATCGAGGGCGCGCAGTTCGACCAGACCCGCTACGTCCTGTTCACCAATCGCGGAGGCTGGTTCAGCTGGATCGCGTCGCTGCCCTACAGCTCCCCGCTGTTCACCAAAGCCGATTACGAAAGCTATGTCGCGCGGCTCGAAGCCTATGGCGCGCAGAACGAAGCCGGGATCGCCCGTAGTCGCGAGGCGGTGGCGCGCGGGCTGACGCAGGCGTGCGGGCCGATGGAGGGCTTCGAGGACCAGATCACCGGGCAGATGGCGGACAGCCCCGAAGAATCGGGCTTCTGGCGTCCGTTCGAAAAGCGCCCCTCCACCATCTCGGAAGCCGACTGGGCAGCCTTGCAGGCCCGCGCCCGTGCCGCGCTGACCGATGTGGTGTTCCCCGCCTACGAAGACTTCCTCAGCTTTTACACCGAGGAATACGCGCCAAAATGCCGCACCGGCCTGCCCGGTGTCGCCGAAACCGCCGATGGCGATGACTACTACGCCTACCGCGTCCGCAGCTTCACCACGACCGACATGACGCCGGACCAGATTCACCAGCTGGGCCTGTCCGAAGTCGCGCGCATCCGGGCGGAGATGGTCGAGGTCGCGAAGGAAGCAGGGTTCGACAGCCGCGAGGCCTTCATCGAACACCTGCGTACCGACCCGCAATACTACATGACCGACGAGGACGAGTACCTGCGGTACGCCGCCGCGCTCGCCAAGCACATCGACGGCTGGCTGCCCAAGCTGTTCGGCACGCTGCCGCGCCTGCCCTATACCGTTCTTCCGATTCCCGCCGCGCAGGCACCTGGCAATACCACCGCCTATTACGAGCCCGGCTCGGCGGAGACCGGGCAGGCGGGCATCTACCGCGTCAACCTGACCGAGCTGGACCAGCGCCCCTTGTGGGAGCTGCCCGCGCTGGGTGTGCATGAGGCGGTGCCGGGGCATCACCTGCAGATCGCGTTGCAGCAGGAGCTCGACCTCCATCCGCTGCGCCGCAACGGCACCTTCTTCACCGCCTTCGTCGAGGGGTGGGGCCTCTATTCCGAACGGCTCGGGATCGAGATGGGGCTGTACGATACCCCGGCCAAGCAGATGGGGCGGCTGAGCTACGAAATGTGGCGTGCCACCCGGCTGGTGGTTGATACCGGCATCCACTCCAAGGGCTGGACCAAGAGCCAAGCGGTCACCTTCATGACCGACAACACCGCGCTTTCGGCGGCGAATATTGACGCCGAGGTCAACCGTTACATCACCTGGCCGGGACAGGCGCTGGCGTACAAGATCGGCGAGCTGAAGATTCGCGAACTGCGAGCCCGTGCCGAAGAGGCGCTGGGCGACAGGTTCGACCTGCGTGCCTTCCACGATGCGGTGCTGGAAAACGGCGCGGTCCCGCTGGATGTGCTGGAAGAGCATATCGACCGCTGGATCGCGGAGCAGGGGGAGGGCTGACCCTCAAACTTCGTCATTGCTAGTGGTCAGAAGTCCGCTCGTCCTGAGCTTGTCGAAGGGCGTGCGGGGGCGCGGCGTTGCGGTTCGCGCTTCGACAAGCTCAGCACGAACGGGGTTTCTTCGCTCAGCTCAAGTCCGCAGTCCGCTCCAGTACGTCGCGCACGATGGCGTGGATGTTCACCACCGCGCCGATCCGCGCGCCGAGCAGTGCGGTGCCGCTGACCTTGCGCTGGACGAACAAAGTCTCGGCGGGCGGGATGTGCCAGATCGACTTGTCCTGCGCGATGGCGAAGCCTTCGTCGCGCAGCGCGGGCACGAAGCCGCGGTCGCCGAAGTCGAACGGCGCATCCTTGGCCATTTCGCCGAGGATGATGTCGATCATCCGGTCGATCGCCTCGCCGTGCTTGTCGACGACGGCGGGGGACATGAACTGCGCATCGATAGCCGCCTGACGAACGCCGGCATGGTCGCGGTCGAGCCCGGCGCGCAGCAGGTTGCGATAGGATTGCTGCACCTCGCGGTCGACCTCGCGCGTCGCTCCGAAATCGAGCAGCACGATCTTCCGGTCGCCCTCACGGTAGCGGTAGTTGGCGAAATTGGGGTCGGTCTGCATCAGGCCCCATTCGAACAGCTCGCGCGCGACCAGTTCGATCACTTCCGCGAAAACGCTGTCGCGCACCTCCTGCGGCTGGTCGCCAAGCTGTTCGACCGGGCGGCCTTCCTCGTAACTCATCGCCAGAATGCGGTCGCGGGTCAGCTCTTCGTCGAGCGTCGGCACCACGAAGGCATCGTGCCCGGCGAGCAGCTCGCCATAGCGCTGCATCATCCGCCCTTCG
This genomic window contains:
- a CDS encoding AarF/ABC1/UbiB kinase family protein — translated: MAREDDAKGRHRAVPSSRIGRLSGFGRLAGGVAGGMLAEGARRVASGERVRMNDLVLTPGNIGRLTERLSHLRGAAMKMGQMLSMDAGDALPPELSEILAKLRDNADFMPPRQLDKVLAEEWGSEWRKNFRRFEPRPIAAASIGQVHRALTRDGRTLAIKVQYPGVARSIDSDVDNVATLLRVTGLLPKELDIAPLLAAAKEQLHEEADYRREGRMMQRYGELLAGHDAFVVPTLDEELTRDRILAMSYEEGRPVEQLGDQPQEVRDSVFAEVIELVARELFEWGLMQTDPNFANYRYREGDRKIVLLDFGATREVDREVQQSYRNLLRAGLDRDHAGVRQAAIDAQFMSPAVVDKHGEAIDRMIDIILGEMAKDAPFDFGDRGFVPALRDEGFAIAQDKSIWHIPPAETLFVQRKVSGTALLGARIGAVVNIHAIVRDVLERTADLS
- a CDS encoding DUF885 family protein; translation: MKHLLAATALALTVASPLTAGPVEDYTELREDVWQDMLDDNPTLATSVGDRRGDGQLGDMSIAAYDRNVAEDRAFLARLNVIEESALPEDLRVDYAILKSSLEDGIEGAQFDQTRYVLFTNRGGWFSWIASLPYSSPLFTKADYESYVARLEAYGAQNEAGIARSREAVARGLTQACGPMEGFEDQITGQMADSPEESGFWRPFEKRPSTISEADWAALQARARAALTDVVFPAYEDFLSFYTEEYAPKCRTGLPGVAETADGDDYYAYRVRSFTTTDMTPDQIHQLGLSEVARIRAEMVEVAKEAGFDSREAFIEHLRTDPQYYMTDEDEYLRYAAALAKHIDGWLPKLFGTLPRLPYTVLPIPAAQAPGNTTAYYEPGSAETGQAGIYRVNLTELDQRPLWELPALGVHEAVPGHHLQIALQQELDLHPLRRNGTFFTAFVEGWGLYSERLGIEMGLYDTPAKQMGRLSYEMWRATRLVVDTGIHSKGWTKSQAVTFMTDNTALSAANIDAEVNRYITWPGQALAYKIGELKIRELRARAEEALGDRFDLRAFHDAVLENGAVPLDVLEEHIDRWIAEQGEG
- the mfd gene encoding transcription-repair coupling factor is translated as MPDLSRILSAKQPLTFANLARGSQPLVMADLARAADKRAVFVAPDDSAMRAVADAARYFAPELSVIEFPAWDCLPYDRASPALSISTQRLSALHRLQAEKGAPQLLVTTANAVVQRMLTPFRIREAVRELKPGVHIGHESLTQLLQKQGYSRTDTVIDAGEFAVRGSIFDIFPSGLEQGLRLDFFGDELESLRLFDPNTQRTTGTIDSFLLLPASEVLLEDATIKRFRAGYRERFGANATQDPLYEAVSEGRRQAGMEHWLPLFEEKLATLFDHLGTSDPVVIDVGALAAFEERLGDIAEYRRTRTETAGQKAGSYRPLDPQALYLTEDEIGTTLETRPVHRATGFDEPESDTVMDFGFRSARDFAPERARGDNVYEAAAEHFKKIAKAGKRPLLAAYSKGSRQRIASILGEAGTELALAESWQEALGKSAPRNGGGKPTAMILPLDSGFASEDIELVTEQDLLGDRLVRRRKKRRDSDAFLSELQALSRGDLVVHTEHGIGKYLGLEPVTVGKSKHDCVMLQYKGGDKLYIPVENLEVLSRYGSSEDAVMLDRLGGEAWQKRRAQLRERIREIASELMRTAAQRALKKAPVLEADHASYNQFVDRFPWEETEDQERAIADVLGDLESGKPMDRLVCGDVGFGKTEVALRAAFVAAMGGQQVAVVAPTTLLARQHFQHFAERFAGFPLKVGRLSRLVSAKESSETRDALADGTMDIVVGTHAILSKSTKFKDLGLVIVDEEQRFGVTHKEKLKQLRADVHMLTLTATPIPRTLQMAMTGLRELSTIQTPPVDRLAVRTYVIEWDDMVIREALLREHHRGGQSFIVVPRISDMDPLLDWLHEHVPEVKVVPAHGQMSASEVEDRMSAFYEKKYDVLLSTTIVESGLDISSANTIIIHRADRFGVAQLYQLRGRVGRAKLRAYAYLTTPADEALSEVAEKRLKVLSDLDSLGAGFQLASHDLDIRGAGNLLGDEQSGHIREVGFELYQSMLEDAILAAKAGEMGLEKPAEDFSPQITVDAPIMIPEDYVPDLAVRMALYRRLNQASDKAEIEGLAAEMIDRFGELPSATQNLVRLIEIKHQAIEANIAKIDVGARGTLVTFHKDDFPDPVGLLAYVDKRAEAVKLRPDMKLVVNRAWGDPQSRLNGLFQLTKGLSAIAKRAAKKEKAPA
- a CDS encoding low molecular weight protein-tyrosine-phosphatase, translated to METPAILFVCLGNICRSPLAEAAFRDAADKAGLDAEADSAGTADYHVGSPPDPRSVEEASRHGIDISGYSGRQLVVEDFHRFTHIFAMDHQNLRNIEALRPEGSRAHVSLLMDLVPGREGAAIADPYHDGEEQFEATWEDVDAAARALVERLAERD
- a CDS encoding succinate dehydrogenase assembly factor 2 — its product is MTSPSFESRLARAKFRAWHRGTREADYMIGGYFDRYHAEWGEEDLVWFETLLDYDDVEIMAWALKTQPIPPEMQGERIAIMQKLDYVDIPR
- the recG gene encoding ATP-dependent DNA helicase RecG, giving the protein MRPEILNPLFAEVDTLDGVGPKLKKPLEKLRCTRVRDVAYHWPDRFVTRRPVETLDEAGEGEQIIIALTVTEHRSGASRRAPYRVLATDSAGNVLALTFFGRASYTAKKQLPVGEKRRVAGKLERYGDMLQMVHPDHVLTMEDAALGQMREPVYSLAEGLTQPRMASLAAQALEKLPDLPEWIEPGMFAQQKWPAWADALRSVHARDDETAKDRLAYDELLANALALQLVRADNRRKRGRALAGDGHLRDKLQLPFPLTGAQERSIREIEGDLAQDAPMLRLLQGDVGAGKTVVALHAMLVAVEAGAQAALLAPTEILARQHFETLREMARPTGVEVALLTGRDKGRARESILMGLMDGSIQIVVGTHAIFQEAVQYRDLGLVVVDEQHRFGVSQRLQMAGKGRRPPHTLSMTATPIPRTLTLANYGEMEVSRLDELPPGRQAIDTRVVGMDRLPEVVEAVGRHLASGQQAYWVCPMVRDEEGMEKAAAEQRYAALKARFDDDAVVMVHGQLDPEVKDAAMARFASGQAKLLVATTVIEVGVDVPASTLIVIEQAESFGLAQLHQLRGRVGRGSEKSTCLLLRGNQLSETGQRRLALMRETQDGFRIAEEDLELRGGGELLGTRQSGDTPFRIATLEQMQRFLDPATADAKLLMDRDAGLEGERGEAARVLLYLMERDMGVRTLRGG